In Juglans microcarpa x Juglans regia isolate MS1-56 chromosome 4S, Jm3101_v1.0, whole genome shotgun sequence, a single window of DNA contains:
- the LOC121262701 gene encoding trichome differentiation protein GL1-like gives MGRSPRISSEDGLTKGAWSALEDEILVDYVETHGEGKWSNLAKQTGLKRCGKSCRLRWMNYLRPGIKRGNISEDEEELIIRLHKLLGNRWSLIAGRLPGRTDNEIKNYWNSYIAKKARDQFPSTRSVEITDKKPDIRVDLQGGAALSCGVGPQLQQVKEDVIQLNPDMKNAALTGPFSGAGLTKPKLEPSKSRAGPLSSTSGEIEITPTNFIMDFSSEEFCNVLDSDFAKRSDVNINELKNAIEGDSGGTLLNPPLSQEITGTINGGFGSSSSTAEGDQPDNNYNMVSAADLFQPLFLDSNDGWQLGDDIDILFSDWLKLLTPKF, from the exons ATGGGCAGAAGTCCTCGAATCAGTTCGGAGGATGGACTAACCAAAGGAGCATGGTCTGCTCTGGAAGACGAAATCCTCGTAGATTATGTCGAAACCCATGGAGAAGGAAAATGGAGTAACCTTGCCAAACAAACAG GGCTCAAGAGATGTGGAAAGAGTTGCAGACTTCGTTGGATGAATTATCTTAGACCAGGCATAAAGAGAGGGAACAtttcagaagatgaagaagaactAATCATTAGGCTGCACAAGCTCTTAGGCAACAG ATGGTCTCTGATTGCAGGGAGGCTACCAGGAAGAACAGACAACGAAATCAAGAATTACTGGAACTCCTATATAGCCAAGAAGGCCAGAGATCAGTTCCCATCAACAAGGTCTGTTGAGATTACTGACAAAAAGCCAGACATTAGGGTTGATCTTCAGGGTGGGGCGGCGCTGTCCTGTGGTGTCGGTCCGCAGCTGCAGCAAGTGAAGGAAGACGTCATTCAATTAAATCCAGACATGAAGAACGCGGCATTAACAGGACCTTTCTCCGGAGCCGGCTTAACCAAACCCAAGCTAGAACCATCAAAATCAAGAGCCGGGCCGCTGTCATCAACGTCCGGGGAAATAGAAATCACGCCGACAAACTTCATTATGGACTTTAGTTCGGAGGAATTTTGCAACGTGCTTGATTCCGATTTCGCGAAGCGCAGTGACGTTAATATAAACGAGCTGAAAAACGCGATCGAAGGCGATAGCGGCGGCACTCTTCTTAATCCTCCATTATCGCAAGAAATTACGGGAACAATTAATGGCGGCTTTGGTAGTAGTAGCAGTACTGCTGAAGGCGACCAACctgataataattataatatggtTTCTGCTGCAGATTTATTCCAGCCATTGTTTCTAGATTCAAATGATGGCTGGCAGCTTGGGGATGATATAGACATTTTGTTCTCCGACTGGCTAAAGTTGCTTACACctaaattttga